One genomic region from Lycorma delicatula isolate Av1 chromosome 1, ASM4794821v1, whole genome shotgun sequence encodes:
- the LOC142334491 gene encoding centrosomal protein of 290 kDa-like isoform X2, translating to MLSIGCVPHDERHLKEDTRKPSAISILQHQLQEAQGKIALLEAKVRDAEEDAQSKAEEMSNMIIQLREYETGEFGLSQAMEQIKELRKQKAVREKHIEQLVQAGNQLQEEANQLEEENLILRHIFIFWWPVIFHYI from the exons ATGCTATCAATTGGATGTGTGCCACATGATGAAAG GCACTTAAAAGAAGATACCAGGAAGCCATCTGCTATTAGTATATTACAGCATCAACTACAGGAAGCTCAAGGCAAGATAGCTCTTTTGGAAGCAAAGGTTAGAGATGCTGAAGAAGATGCACAGTCAAAAGCTGAAGAg atGAGTAACATGATTATACAACTGAGAGAGTATGAAACTGGTGAATTTGGTTTAAGTCAAGCAATGGAACAGATTAAGGAGCTAAGAAAACAGAAAGCTGTACGTGAGAAACACATTGAACAACTAGTCCAAGCCGGTAATCAGTTGCAAGAGGAAGCTAACCAGCTGGAAGAAGAAAACTTGATCTTACg GCACATTTTCATTTTCTGGTGGccagtaatttttcattacatctaA
- the LOC142334491 gene encoding centrosomal protein of 290 kDa-like isoform X3, producing the protein MLSIGCVPHDERHLKEDTRKPSAISILQHQLQEAQGKIALLEAKVRDAEEDAQSKAEEMSNMIIQLREYETGEFGLSQAMEQIKELRKQKAVREKHIEQLVQAGNQLQEEANQLEEENLILR; encoded by the exons ATGCTATCAATTGGATGTGTGCCACATGATGAAAG GCACTTAAAAGAAGATACCAGGAAGCCATCTGCTATTAGTATATTACAGCATCAACTACAGGAAGCTCAAGGCAAGATAGCTCTTTTGGAAGCAAAGGTTAGAGATGCTGAAGAAGATGCACAGTCAAAAGCTGAAGAg atGAGTAACATGATTATACAACTGAGAGAGTATGAAACTGGTGAATTTGGTTTAAGTCAAGCAATGGAACAGATTAAGGAGCTAAGAAAACAGAAAGCTGTACGTGAGAAACACATTGAACAACTAGTCCAAGCCGGTAATCAGTTGCAAGAGGAAGCTAACCAGCTGGAAGAAGAAAACTTGATCTTACg